The window gttgtcacagttgctctttgctgatgacactgtgctcttgggagattctgaagagaagttgcagagattggtggatgaatttggtagggtgtgcaaaagaagaaaattaaaggtgaatacaggaaagagtaaggttatgaggataacaaaaagattaggtgatgaaagattggatatcagattggagggagagagtatggaggaggtgaatgtattcagatatttgggagtggacgtgtcagcagatgggtctatgaaagatgaggtgaatcatagaattgatgagggaaaaagagtgagtggtgcacttaggagtctgtggagacaaagaactttgtccttggaggcaaagaggggaatgtatgagagtatagttttaccaacgcgtgggtgatgaatgttgcagcgaggagaaggctggaggcagtggagatgtcatgtctgagggcaatgtgtggtgtgaatataatgcagagaattcgtagtttggaagttaggaggaggtgcgggattaccaaaactgttgtccagagggctgaggaagggttgttgaggtggttcggacatgtagagagaatggagcgaaacagaatgacttcaagagtgtatcagtctgtagtggaaggaaggcggggtaggggtcggcctaggaaaggttggagggagggggtaaaggaggttttgtgtgcgaggggcttggacttccagcaggcatgcgtgagcgtgtttgataggagtgaatggagacaaatggtttttaatacttgacgtgctgttagagtgtgagcaaagtaacatttatgaagggattcagggaaaccggcaggccggacttgagtcctggagatgggaagtacagtgcctgcactctgaaggaggggtgttaatgttgcagtttaaaaactgtagtgtaaagcacccttctggcaagacagtgatggagtgaatgatggtgaaagtttttctttttcgggccaccctgccttggtgggaatcggccagtgtgataataataaaaaaattattattattattattagtagtagtagtagtagtaatagtagtattagtagactactactactactactactagtagtagtagtagtagtagtatgttaaAAGACAaggtggggtgttaatgttgcagttttataactgtagtgtaagcacgcctgtggcaagacagtgatggagtgaatgacggtgaaagtgatttttttttttgggccaccctgccttggtgggaagcggccgatgtgttaataatataaaaaaaaataaaagccaAGCGTTAAGCCTCGTATTGGTCATAAAGTATGACCATCTCTCTGGTGTTGTAGCATTTTCTCCACATTGGCATAACCATATCTctactttcattctactcactctCCAAAACCTTCAAGCTTGACTCACTTCCAAAATTACAAGCCGAGTCGGATTGTAATTTAGGACGTACTGATCTATCGTCAACTAATTTAGCGGACGATAGATCAGTACAGATATGTCTCTCTTGCTGAACTTCCCTAATTTCCGCTCCAGCTGACATGTTATACTGATACAATGATTCCGTaccaaataaaataaaataattatactTAATATTCCTTACAAAAAATTACTGTTCTTCATCCAAAATGAAATATTGCTCAAAATGTCTcgccaaaaataaaaataaaaatgatccTAAAAAATAATTATACTTAATATTCCTTACAAAAAATACTGTTCTTCGTCCAAAATCAAATATTGTTCAAAATGTCtcaccaaaaataaaaacaaaaatgatcctaaagaAATAAAACAATCCTTAAAATTAAAATGATCCTTAAAGCTCATCACACCTGGAGAGCTTGTCTGGCAGGTGGTGGTTGAGACCGTGCATGGGAGGCATAGGATTGAAGAACCTGCCATAGAAGACCACATGAGGGTTGTGGTGCCACCTGGCCTGGTAACTGTGGTGCCACCTGGCCTGGTAACTGTGCTGCCACCTGGCCTGGTAACTGTGCTGCCACCTGGCCTGGTAACTGTGGTGCCACCTGGCCTGGTAACTGTGGTGCCACCTGGCCTGGTAACTGTGGTGCCAGATAATTGGTAGTCATACTTGTAGATCCTCGCATTGATAGATGGGCAACGAATAGCCGATGTAAGATGAACAGGAACCTTTGTGCTCTGGTGTTGAGGGGAGTCCTGACCTCATTCAGTGTAGGGCCAAACTCCACATCATGTGGAGAGGTCCTTACATCTGTGAAGCCAGGTTCTACGTCTTGTGGAGTGCAGGAGTGAAGACTTCTACGTAAATAGCTATATATGGAAAACGTAGAAGCAGCGTAGATGAAAGTTACCTTGATCTCCCACCACCAAAAAAGTAATCCTTCAGACCATATCATATCATCAGGCTCCAGGGATTGAAATGCATACATTGGGAGGCGAACTTGAatgtactgcaacaccacaacagcTTTTTCCACGTAATCATCTGCCCAGAAGCCGGCATACAGCACCCAAATTTGCATGAAGATAAAACCGAGCATTGGGGCAACAAAGCTGAGAATCCATATTGTGACCACAGAAGCGAGTGTGATGGTACATATCTTTAAAGACATTTTGACTTCTTTTGTCTCATCGGTTGTCAGCTCATTACCAAAAATTACGTTGTCAACAGTGATAAATTTGTTGGTATCCTCTAGATACTTGTAAAACTGGTTTTTGACTTTAACGATTGATAAATCTTTTTGTTTATCGTCTAGAGGTTGACCAAGGTCATACTTTCCATACATAAGGCAGGTTAAATCAGTAGCCACAACTAGAAGGAAGATGACTTCCACCAGCCAAACCCACCATCGCTTTCTTATCTCGGCCATGTTTAGACGCTGGACTTACAAATATATAATACTGGATACAAATACCAAGTGAAGATTTGTAAACTATCTCTGAAAAGCTCTGTCACCACCActtcacatatataatatatttgtCTAAATTAAGTTACCACAGAATTGTTTTTTATGGAGTGCTTTCACCTAGATTATGTTTAAATGTATAACCCTCTCGGTCTGTATATCCTCAACTTATATATATGTTCTCAGTGtatttattgttactactactttgTATAGTGAaggttactgcagtgttgtttagtgaaggttactacagtgttgtgtagtgaaggttattatagtgttgtgtagtgaaggttaccacagtgttgtgtagtgaaggttattatagtgttgtgtagtgaaggttattatagtgttgtgtagtgaaggttactacagtgttgtgtagtgaaggttattatagtgttgtgtagtgaaggttaccacagtgttgtgtagtgaaggttaccacagtgttgtttagtgaaggttactacagtgttgtgtagtgaaggttaccacagtgttgtgtagtgaaggttaccacagtgttgtttagtgaaggttactacagtgttgtgtagtgaaggttattatagtgttgtgtagtgaaggttaccacagtgttgtgtagtgaaggttactagttagatttttttagtttaatatgtttattatgcaccccatacccatcctgtgggcggaagtcaaaagattacagaggtacataattggtccagggactggactccaaaattttgatagctgagcaagttacagaggtaatgaactcacaatttacaaaggtaatgaactcacaagttacaaaggtaatgaatcctgtaagaatggttacttacatttatacataagacagggaaacatgcaccaacagggaatacagtcacagaaaaccaaggcaaacagaaaccaagcctgtgcacatactatgcacttggtatctgcagacatgggaaatctggaaaaacagacgggacgtgcaactatgaccaccctagaaaatgacgtgcccatatgacaacaggaaaatgcaaactcccttcctgtaagctttttcaccctgaaatgtgtacctcttcagtacaggaaagactgtgctataacttaaattgccaggcacaccatctaaaggggacaaaaagatacaaaacatccaggccatgggaaaacctgggtagtcactgccactcaagagggagaggttttttagtgccaggaaggaaaaaaaaactggcaggaaatggcagaaatcgtacaccaaatccagtcattcctggagtggaaccacagtcgatggcatccactccaaaccaacagatacagatactaatgccggaaaaaaagtcccccccccccagtaccaacaataccaccagtccgatgacattcttctttgcaaatatacagggtctaaagccagcaacaaacaacaaaatacctttcatccgtggactgcttgcagaggcaaaggcaatgttcgcggctttcactgagacccacataaaggatcacttggacaacgaaatatggatcccaggttacaacctatacagatgtgacagagtgaacaggcaaaaggggggggttggcctgtacattgcagagtcacttgtttgcacagaactgctaaatgcctcaaatgatgtagtggaagttttagcagtaaaggtcgagaaccaaaacctagtcattgtggtagtctacaagcctccggatgcaacatcccagcaattccaggaacagctgttaaaaattgaccactgtctggaaaatcttccagctcctgcacccaacatcttgctcatggtggatttcaacttaaggcacctaaaatggaggaatatagcaaataatattgttgcagtaataacaccaggaggcagctctgatgaaaactcacactcacacgagcttttaaatctctgcacaaaattcaatttaaaccagcaaataatagagcctactagactggagaatacactagacctcatcttcactaacaatgatgatctggtaagaaatgtcaccatatcaaaaagaatatactcagatcacaacataattgaggttcagacatataTGCGTGGAGCcacagaccgacataatgagactagtcacgagggagcattcaccaaattcaacttaaataacaaaaacataaagtgggaccaagtaaaccaagtcctaaccgatataagctgggaagatatactaagcaacatagaccccaacttatgcctagaacagattaacttggtggcactcgatgtatgcacaaggcttattcctctaagaaaaaggaggagtggatgtaaaatagaaagagacaggtgttccctttacaggcgatggaaaagaataacagagcggctaaaagaggtcaatatatctgaaatgcgtagggagacactggtcagagaaatagcaagcatcgaacttaagctaaaggaatcttgtaggagtcaggaatcgcgggaagaactaaaagccataaatgaaatcgaaagaaacccaaagtatttcttctcctatgccaaatcaaagtcgagagcaacgtccagtattgggcccctacttaaacaagatgggtcctacacagatgacagcaaggaaatgagtgagctactcaagtcccaatatgactcagtttttagcaagccgctaaccagactgagagtcgaagatcaaaatgaattttttatgagagagccacagaatttggttaacacaagcctatccgatgttatcctgacgccaaatgacttcgaacaggcgataaatgacatgcccatgcactctgccccagggccagactcatggaactccgtgttcatcaagaactgcaagaagcccctatcacgagccttttccatcctatggagagggagcatggacacgggggtcgtcccacagttactaaaaacaacagacatagccccactccacaaagggagcagtaaagcaacagaccgatagcactaacatcccatatcataaaaatctttgaaagggttctaagaagcaagatcaccacccatctagaaacccatcagttacacaacccagggcaacatgggtttagaacaggtcgctcctgtctgtctcaactattggatcactacgacaaggtcctaaatgcactagaagacaaaaagaatgcagatgtaatatatacagactttgcaaaagccttcaacaagtgtgaccatggcgtaatagcgcacaaaatgcatgctaaaggaataacaggaaaagtcggtcgatggatctataatttcctcactaacagaacacagagagtagtcgtcaacagagtaaagtccgaggcagctacggtgaaaagctctgttccacaaggcacagtactcgctcccatcttgttcctcatcctcatatccgacatagacaaggatgtcagccacagcaccgtgtcttcctttgcagatgacacccgaatctgcatgacagtgtcttccattgcagacactgcaaggctccaggcggacatcaaccaaatctttcagtgggctgcagaaaacaatatgaagttcaacgatgagaaatttcaattactcagatatggtaaacacgaggaaattaaatcttcatcagagtacaaaacaaattctggccacaaaatagagcaaaacaccaacgtcaa is drawn from Cherax quadricarinatus isolate ZL_2023a chromosome 37, ASM3850222v1, whole genome shotgun sequence and contains these coding sequences:
- the LOC128703453 gene encoding uncharacterized protein, translated to MAEIRKRWWVWLVEVIFLLVVATDLTCLMYGKYDLGQPLDDKQKDLSIVKVKNQFYKYLEDTNKFITVDNVIFGNELTTDETKEVKMSLKICTITLASVVTIWILSFVAPMLGFIFMQIWVLYAGFWADDYVEKAVVVLQYIQVRLPMYAFQSLEPDDMIWSEGLLFWWWEIKVTFIYAASTFSIYSYLRRSLHSCTPQDVEPGFTDVRTSPHDVEFGPTLNEVRTPLNTRAQRFLFILHRLFVAHLSMRGSTSMTTNYLAPQLPGQVAPQPSCGLLWQVLQSYASHARSQPPPARQALQV